A single window of Planctomycetia bacterium DNA harbors:
- a CDS encoding TIGR03032 family protein: MSTLAAMPPVTTGQNHVPGAAPPAPKAVAFHYTQSDSFVDLLRQLGATLLVSTYQANKLLAVRVEGNGLSTLVRTFDRPMGLAVDAGRLAIGTRKEVWHLRNAPDIAPQVEPAGAHDACYLPRSSHVTGDISIHELAWADDELWMVNTRFSCLATLDPDYSFVPRWRPPFITALAAEDRCHLNGLALVDGRPRYASALGETDTAHGWRADKAHGGCIIDIPSGEFVARGLSMPHSPRWHDGKLWVLESGTGGVAIVDQATGQHETVAQLPGFTRGLAIAGSYAFVGLSKIRPTSAMDGVPLAEKRDQLKCGIGVIDLSRGTMVAILEFQTAVEEIFDVQLLPGVRFPEVMGFQKDSLQHTFIIPPG, encoded by the coding sequence ATGTCGACCCTCGCCGCGATGCCGCCAGTGACAACTGGACAGAATCATGTTCCTGGCGCCGCGCCGCCAGCCCCAAAGGCCGTGGCGTTTCACTACACGCAGAGCGACAGCTTTGTCGACTTGCTGCGGCAACTCGGCGCAACGCTCCTGGTCAGCACCTACCAGGCCAACAAGTTGCTCGCGGTGCGGGTCGAGGGGAACGGACTCTCCACGCTCGTCCGCACTTTCGACCGGCCGATGGGCCTGGCGGTCGACGCCGGGCGGCTGGCGATCGGTACGCGAAAAGAGGTCTGGCACCTGCGCAACGCCCCGGACATCGCCCCGCAGGTTGAACCGGCGGGCGCGCACGACGCCTGTTATCTGCCGCGCTCGTCACACGTCACGGGGGACATTAGCATTCACGAGCTCGCCTGGGCGGACGACGAGTTGTGGATGGTCAACACGCGCTTCTCGTGCCTCGCCACGCTCGACCCCGACTATAGCTTCGTGCCGCGCTGGCGGCCGCCGTTCATTACCGCGCTCGCGGCTGAGGACCGCTGCCACCTCAACGGCCTAGCGCTCGTCGATGGCCGTCCCCGGTACGCCTCCGCCTTGGGCGAGACCGACACGGCGCACGGTTGGCGGGCGGATAAAGCGCACGGCGGCTGCATCATCGACATTCCCTCGGGAGAATTCGTCGCGCGCGGTTTGTCGATGCCGCACTCCCCGCGCTGGCATGACGGCAAGCTCTGGGTTCTGGAATCGGGGACGGGCGGCGTCGCCATCGTCGATCAAGCTACCGGCCAGCATGAAACGGTCGCCCAACTTCCCGGCTTCACTCGCGGCCTGGCGATCGCCGGTTCCTACGCCTTCGTGGGCCTCTCGAAGATTCGTCCCACCTCCGCCATGGACGGCGTTCCATTGGCGGAAAAGCGGGACCAGTTGAAGTGCGGCATTGGCGTCATCGACCTCAGTCGCGGCACGATGGTCGCAATCCTGGAATTTCAGACGGCTGTCGAAGAAATCTTCGACGTGCAACTCCTGCCCGGCGTCCGTTTTCCCGAGGTGATGGGCTTCCAGAAGGACTCGCTCCAGCACACGTTTATTATCCCGCCGGGTTGA